The Vibrio tasmaniensis genomic sequence CGAGTGTAGGTACCAAATGGTGCGTCTAACAGGGTGTCAAGATTAATCGTTGACGAAAGCTCTGCACCATAGATTGTCACTTTATCTAAGTTCTCTTTGGTGTATACGTCTTTACCGCCTTGTTTACCCGATTTCGTCTGGTTAATGAAATCTGAGTAATCTGTGTAGAAAGTGCTTAGTTCAAAACGAGCATGTTCATTATTGCCACGAAGACCAAGTTCGTAAGAGATACTTCTTTCTGCTTTCAAGTTAGGGTTGGCTTCAATGATGGCACCTCGAGTGTAGAAGTAGTAGAGGTCGTAAACTGAAGGTGCTTTAAACCCTTGTCCAACTTGACCAAATACCGATAGGTTGTCATTGATGTGGTAAACTGAACCTAGCTTAGCTGTGATGGCGTCATCTTTATTCTTCTCATATTGAGTCTTGTAGCCTTCATCCGTTGATGGGTCAGCAACAAATGAGTCATAACGAAGACCGCCAGTTACAATCAACTTGTCTTCCATGAAAAATGCTTGGTCTTGAACAAACACACCCCATTGCGTTATTTCTGCATCAGGGATACCAGTACTACCCGGTGTAACAGTGCCTCGGTCAAACTTATGGTCGTAGTTTTCGAGCTCAAAGTCATTCTTCAGGTATGTGAAACCATATGTGAATTCGTGATCCGCACCATCAATATTCACTAGCTTAGAAAGCTGTGTATCAACTTGCATGTTTACATCAGAAGCATCACGCTCACGAAGTCGACGTCCGTTGAAGCGAGTTGTATCGTAGTTTTTATTCAGAGAACTTGAGTCTTGGTAACTTAGAGACCAGTCTAAAGAGTCAGCAATTGAAGAGCTTAGCTTAAGCTGTTGTTCCAATGTTGCACGAAAACGTTTGTTGGTGTCTTTGTTGTAATTATCAGTATATACAAAACCCGGCATAAGCTGATAGCCATTGTAGTTTAGCTCATCTTCATCATATTGACGTTGGTAATGCTCTACTGTAATACCAACCTTATTTGAATCTGATACATTGTAGAATGCTTTCGCTAATATATTACTTAATTCCGTATCTGCCGGGTTCTCTGCACCACGATCTGGACCTTGAACTTCGCTTCCTGATGAATGAGTTTCTGTCTCGTGGCCTTGAGCGTATGTCGCCATAACGATCGTTTCTAACTTATCTTTACGCATCGCCCAAGAAACTGTGTTCTTGAACTGTTCATCTGCAGATGTATAGGTAGATTTGATGCCAAAACGGTTTTCATCCCCGTCAGTTCTAAGCATATCCTCTGGATTTTTAGTTCTTAGCAGTACTGCACCACCAATGGCATCTGAACCGTAAAGCGTAGAAGCAGGGCCTTTATTCACCTCTATGACACTTAATGTATCGACTTCGATCGCATTCGAATATTTACGTTGCTCAGAAGCGCCAGGGTTATATGGTGTAGGTTGTTGAACTCCATCTACCATAAGTTTAACGCGATCACCTTCAACACCGCGGATGTTAAAGCCTGAAATACCAAAACGGCCACCGCCTTGAGCTTCTACCCCTGGCGTGTATTGAAGAGCTTGCTTTATGTCGCTAGACATTTGATTATCTATGTCTTTTGCAGAGACAGACTCAATTGAGCTTGAAACGTCTTCTTTGTTTTGTTCGGTACGCGTTGCTGATACAACAACCTCGTCAAATAGGGCATAATCTTCAGCAAAGGCTGATGTTGATGAAAGCGCTAAAACGATTGAAGCAGAGAGTAGGGATTGCTTATACATCTGATAGTTACCTTAGTTCCATAATATCATCTTGATTTGCGAAAGATGATATTGGATCTAAATGATAATTACTATTATTTGCATTTAAATAATTTTCAATGTTATCAACTAATTCATAATTAGCGTCATTAAACACATGTATTAAAAAGAGTTTTTCAGTTCCATTCACTACGTGAATGCTTCTCTTTTTGTGATTCAGATCTCACTTACAAAGTAGGAAAGTTATGCATAGCCCAATAACACTTGAAGCCTTACACATATTAGATGCCATTGATCGTCGTGGAAGCTTCGCGGCAGCGGCTAATGAAATGGACCGAGCACCTTCTTCATTGAGTTATCAAATCCAGAAGCTAGAACAAGACTTAGATATTATGATTTTTGATCGCTCAGGCCACCGTGCAAATTTCACGGAAGCGGGGCAGTTAATATTAGAGCAAGGAAGGATCATTCTTGGTGCCACTGAACAGCTCGTTAATGACGCGAGTATTCTTGCTAATGGCTGGGAGTTGGATTTAACGATTGCCTTTGATGGCATTATTCCGATTGCTAATTTCTTCCCATTAGTCGATGAACTCGGAAAAATAAGTAAAACTAGGGTTCGATTACAAGAAGAGATTCTAGCTGGATGTTGGGAATCTCTTTCAGACGGCCGAGCTGATTTATTGGTGTGCCCAAAGGTTGACACCATACCAAACGATATGAAAAGTGACATTATCGGTAAGATGGAAATGGTATGGGTTGCAGCATCGAATCATTATGTTCATAAGCGATCTGGTGATTTCGACCAAAAGGCGAGAGAAAGTTACAGGGTTATCGCAATTGCAGATACAGCGCGTGACCAACCTGCATTAAGCATCAATATTCTAGAAAAGCAGCCACGTTTAACCGTAACAAGCTTCCCAGCCAAGGTAGAGGCTCTAACTGCAGGGTTAGGGATCGGCACCTTACCGAATAGTGTAGCTAAACCTTTGATTGAATCTGGCGTTCTACAACAAATTTCGGGTACCGAACCACAGCCTATCGACATCGTAATGGCTTGGCGACGCAACAAGATGGGCGACGCCAAGTCTTGGTGTATTCAACACCTAAAAAAAACATGGGCGTTAAAGTAACGGCAACACCATATCTGCAGTGCCGTCTTCAAAACTGATATCTAGCTCAAAGCCCAGCTTCTGGGCTAGTGTCAACATCCCTCGGTTGGTCGGCATCGTCATGCCCGACATCTGCTTGGTCTGCTTTGTACGACAGTAGTCAATAACCTTAGTCATCAAAATGCGGCCTAATCCGACGCCTTTCAGATCGGAACGTATCAGAATAGCGAACTCTGCATCGGTGTTCTCTGGGTTAATCAGCGCTCTCGATACGCCAATAATCGCGGGTACGCCTTGTTCCTTTCGAACGACCACAAATGCAATTTCTCTATCAAAGTCAATCTGAGTAAAGTTAGCCAACGCCTCATGATTGAATTCACCCACATCACTAAAGAAACGCTTGTAAAGGTCTTCTTTGGATACACGATGAATAAAATCAGCATGAAGCGGCTCGTCTTCAGGAAGGATCGGGCGTAACAACACCTCAGTGCCGTCCTTAAGTACGATATTCTCTTCCAATTCGACTGGATAAGGGCGAATCGCAAGACGTTCTTGAGGATCGCCTTGGTATGCTTTCAAGATGATATCGGCATCTAATATCGTGAACTTGTCACCATTGGCCAGTACTGGATGGATATCCAAATCATGTATTTCAGGGCAATCCACTACCATCTGAGATATACGCACCAACAATTCAGAGAGACCTTCAATATCAATCGGGTTAGGTAGTTTTTGCAGGCGAATCTTGCCACTTTTTATCGCCCGAATGATCAAGTAACGCGCCAGTGTCATATTGAGTGGTGGAAAGGCGGCAGCAGCATCAATGGATTCATCCCATTCTGAACCTCCTTGACCAAGTAAAATGATAGGACCAAAGGTTTCGTCCGTTGTCACTTTTACACGTAGTTCTTGCCCGCCGGCGAGTTTGGCCATTCCTTGAATTAACAAGCCATGAATATGCGCAGTAGGGAACGACAGTTGAGAGCGATCGAGAATCGCCTGAGCCGCATTCGCGACTTCATTGCTGTTTCTTAAATTAAGCATGACTCCTTGCACGTCCGATTTGTGTGCAATGTCTGGCGAGCGTAGTTTAACTGCGACTGGGTAACCAATCGTTTCGGCAATATGTACCGCTTCACTTGGGTCAGAAGCTATCCAAGTTGGTAATACATCTAGGTTGAAGTGCTTGAAAAATTGGCTATTTTGATGCGTATCAAGGCTAACTGTATCTTTATCCAGTAGTTGTCGTTCTATCCAACTTTTTGCATCGGCTAAGTCTTCAATATGGACTTTTTCTGCCGTGGTTGGCGTTTCCATTAACTGACGCTGGTTACGTCTGTACTCGACCAAGTGCATGAATGCGACCACTGAACTTTCAGGTGTTCGATACGTTGGAAAACCCGCTTCAGTAAACAACTTTCGTGCTGGCTTTGCTGTTAGCTCGCCAGACCAATTCGTTAGGATGTTAAAACGCTTGTGGCGAGGATGTTTTTTTATGGCATCAATAATTCGCTCAGCTGTTTTAGCTGAATGTGCGATCGCAGAAGGGCTGTGCATGATAAGAATCGCATCCGCTTCATCACCATCAAGCAAGATGTTTATCGTATCGATATAGCGTTGCTCACCTGCATCGCCCACAATATCGATTGGATTACTCTGAGACCAACTCAATGGCAAAACCTTATTGAGTTTCTCTAGCGTATCTTCAGAAAACTCGGCAAGCTTACCACCACGGTCAAAAAGGGTATCCACCGCCATGATCGCAGGGCCGCCGCCATTGGTCACAATAGCCAAGCGCTCTCCACGCAATGGCACTGAATGAGTCAGAGTCTCTACCGCTGCAAACAGTTCGTGTAAGTTCTTAACTCGTAGCATGCCGCTGCGTCGGATCGCTGAGTCATAGATAATATCTAACGTATCGGCACCGCCAGTATGTAGCATTGCTGCCGCCCGGCCTTTAGCGGTTCGTCCGCCTTTCAACACCAGAATTCGTCTATTACGTGACGCTGCACGCGCAGCAGAGATAAAGCGCCTCGCATCTTTAATACTATCGACATAAAGCAATATTGCTTCGGTGTGAGAGTCGGTACTCAGATAATCCAACAGCTCCGAGAATTCGATGTCATTGCCATTACCTATCGAGATAAACGCCGAGAAGCCGATCTCTTTATCGTTCGCCCAATCTAAAATCGTGGTACACACTGCTGCGGATTGAGAAACAAAGGCAATTTTACCTGGCAGCGCCGTCACCGGAGAGAAAGAGGCATTCAAATTTAACCACGGAAGAATAACTCCCAAGCTATTGGAACCAAGTACCCGGATATTGTTTGCTTTGGCTATTGCAATACATCTCTCATCAAACGTCTCACCATTATCACTTTGCTGTTGCATGTCGGAGGAGAGTACAATGACAGAAGCGATGCCTTTCTTGGCTAACTCTTCAAAAATGGTCACATTGCGTGTCGCGTTGGTACACAGAATAGCAAGGTCAGGCACGATAGGCAGTGACAGAATGTTTTTGTAAGAGAGCACGCCCGCCACAGAATCGTATTTTGGTGTTACCGGCATCACCGCACCTTTAAAATCCCCGTGTAACAAATTGTTCATGACGATATATCCTGCACGCGTTTCTCGTTGAGAAGCACCAACAACAGCGATTGAACGGGGTTTAAGTAGGGGATCAAGATGATTCATAGACATATCCTAGCAATGCACGTAAGTTCATCGTAACTTACTTTTCACTCACGGGTTGATTGCAAATTCACCGAATTAAGATGAATAAGCAGACACTGCATAAAGTTTGTGAAATAGGTCACCCACTAATGGTGTATAATCTTAAAGTTAACTTGATTCTAAACCGACGTATCGGCATGATTTATAGTAGTAATTATTATTAAGGATATAGAGCTTTCCATGAAAAAACTTGCAATTGTGACTTTGCCACTGCTCTTGGCTGCATGTGTATCTGACAACTACGTTACCAACGTAACGTCAGATAGTTATCAAGAAGAGTTCAAAACGGCTAAAGTTGAAGCTCCTGTTGTATCTCAATCTGAGCAAACTGCCGTTGTTGAAGAGAACGTGGTTAACGTTGTCAGAACCGCACCTGTAGAACAAAAAATCACTCACACGACTAGAGCTAAGCCGGTTGCGACAATCACAGCTCCAACCAAGAAGCAACAAGACATGAACCAGCGCTTTGGTTACACAGTTCAAGTTGTGGCTGTTGGCAGCCAAGCCAAAGTCGATTCTTTTGTGAAAATGCTACCAACGACTTCCCAGCCAATTTGGGAAAACTACAAAATGGTTAACGGTACCAAGTGGTTCACTGTACTTTACGGTGACTACGCGACACGCTTAGATGCTAAAAAGGCGATTTCCTCTCTGCCTACCAGCTTTCAAAACTTGAAGCCATTCGTAAAAAGCATTGATGACATCAAGAACTCTGAATACCCAACGCTTAACAAGTTAAACTAAGTTTTAAATCATAAAGAAGGAGCAAATGCTCCTTCTTTTGTTTTATGACGGTTGGTTTTGTTTAATAGTTAATCGCTCACTCCTTAGATGACAACTTTAGCATTCAAAACACTGTACCTATTTCGACTTTTGTTTATCATTGAAGTCAGTATTCCTAGTTTCAAGGACCGAATTTACCCATGAACACCACAAACATCCTTCTACTTTGCGGCGGTGGATCTTCAGAGCATGAAGTGTCTATCGTTTCAGCCAATTATCTTTTTGAACAACTTAATAGCGTTGCAGATTTTAACGTTGTGAGAGTTGAAATTAAAAACGAAGGCTGGTGTCTTGATTCTGGTGAGTTGGTTTATCTTGATATTAACGATCAAACCTTACGTGGCGACAACTTAGCATCTAAAGTCGATTTCATTGTCCCTTGTATTCATGGTTTCCCTGGCGAAACAGGTGACATTCAATCACTGTTTGAAATGGCTAAAATTCCGTACCTAGGTTGTGGTTCTGAAGCAAGCAACAACAGCTTCAATAAAATCACATCAAAACTTTGGTACGACGCTCTGGGTATCCCAAATACGCCGTATCTGTTCTTATCCGACAATACTGAACAAGCTCATGTGCAAGCGACACAAGCCTTTGAAAGTTGGGGGAAAGTGTTCGTCAAAGCGGCTCGTCAGGGTTCTTCCGTTGGCTGCTACCAAGTCAATCAAGTAGATGATTTAAGTGAAGCAATCAACAAGGCATTTACCTTCTCTGATCAAGTACTTATTGAGAAATCAGTGGTGCCAAGAGAGCTAGAAGTTGCCGCTTATGAAATCGATGGCAAGCTACAGATAAGTAAGCCAGGCGAGGTGATTGCACCGAATGGCGCATTTTACTCTTACGAAGAGAAGTACAGTGCAGACAGCCACTCAATTACTGAAGTTGAAGCAACTAACTTAACCGATGAACAACGTGAATTGATTGCAGGCAGCGCCCGCAAGGTATTCACACAGATGAAGCTTCGTCACTTGTCTCGTATCGATTTCTTCCTAACACAAGACAATGAGATCTACCTGAACGAAGTGAATACCTTCCCAGGTATGACGCCAATTTCCATGTTCCCAAAAATGGTTGAACATGATGGCCACAAATTCAGCCAGTTCTTAGAGAACTGCGTGAGAACGAGCCTTGCTTAGTTTATCCAGTTTTAAATAACTCATTAGATAGCATAATAGCGCCTTGAGCTTACCTGCCAAGGCGCTATTTGTATGTAAGTCGGAAGCTTTTCGTTTTTCAAGTCAGTTGTTTGATTGACCAAGTCGTTTATTACAATCTACCTATAAAAAACCTGCCTATAAAAAACTGCAGATAAACAAGCCGCCTCTGAACAAGGCCATCAGCTTATTGCCAAGGGATTAGTGCTTTAAACTTCATCTTCTCACTCTCAGATGTACCCGAATAACCCACATATTGCGCAGGCATTGCAGGGCTGAGCCAACGACCAAAATCTTGGATTTCTCTCACCTTAAGGCCTTGTTTCGACAGTTCTTGTGCAGCACCTACACGAATCGAATTCCCGGAGAAGTGGTGGTTGTCAGCCAATTGAAGTAAGTCACTTGCTCTTCTCAATATTCTGTAGATCGACGAATCATCTAAAGGTTGCAGACTGATATTTTCATGTTTATCTATCGCACGAAACACAGGCAACTCGTCTTGTGTTCCAGTAAACGAAAACCAACGTTCAAGTGCGGCGCTTGCTACTCGCGATAGCCTATACACTGAATCTTTTATTGTAATCTGGTAATCATTCTCAACGCTCTCGACATTATCCATCAACAACGTCTTTAGTTCTGATCGCTTTAAAGCACACTCGAACATCACATTATAAATCGCGATATCTCGGATCTCTTTTAAGCTCGATTTCTCATGGGAAAGTAACGTGTTTAACTCTGTGAGGTGTGTGGATGTCATGGCATTGGTTTGTTTCGCATCACCAGCCATCCTGGCTTGCAAGTGGAGCAGGGTAAAGCGAACTTGCCTATGCTTGATTGGGTTGGCAAAGCTCAACACAGTATGTAACAAGCTAAGTGTTGCAGTGTAACGTTTCAAAGACGCAAATTTTCTTTCACTGGATTCAGTCTCAAGAAAACGCCGAACAGCAGTAATCGATGCAGGAAGTGTGTTGATACGATTTTTAGTACAGTACGCATGGTAGCGATTCCAGTCACTGTAGATACCCAATAAGGAGTTTCGAGAGTACTGATATCCTGTTAACTCATCTATAATTTCAATTGTCGCGTGGCTGTTTAATTTTTCAACAAATGAATTAATTGTCACAGAGTCGGTTAAAATCGGGACTTTTTTTCTCAAATTACCGTACCTCAACAGGTGTTTTTACCATATTATGCTTGATATCATTAGAAGTATACTTATGATTAACGTAATGAAAACAAAACGATGATCAATGGATATGGCGAATTCAGTTTACCGAGGCGTTCCTCTACAATCAGCGGATGCAAACAACACCGTTTGGCGTGCCAAGCTAAAAAACAACATTATTCAAGGCAATTTACCTGCTGTGAAAAAGAGTATTGATTGGTGGATTGATACTGCGACCCTTATTGACCCGAAAGAGTTTACAGCGTTAAACAGGTCGAGGGCGTCTGGTGGCGGCTTAACTGAAAACTTCCATGGTTACCAAATTAAAAATGATACCGGTGAGCCTAACGCTTGGTATTGCATGTTTAACGGGCGCCTAATTAAAGGTGGCAAGATTGCAATCCAGCGTCATATAGAGGCTTTCTTACTCGCAAAACAAAAAGCAGCACAGCAAAAGAAGTAAAATTATGAGCCTAGTATATTCAACTGAAACAGGTCGTATTAAACCTGAAGAAGAGAAAGTCCAGCGCCCTAAAGGTGATGGTATTGTTCGAATCCAAAAAGAAACCAAAGGCCGTAAAGGCAAAGGCGTTTCTATCGTAACAGGCTTAGACCTAGATGACGCACCATTAAAGTTAATGGCGGCAGAACTAAAAAAAGTGTGCGGCTGTGGCGGCTCAGTAAAAGATGGCAACATCGAGATTCAAGGCGACGCTCGTGACAAGCTCAAAGCGCATCTTGAAAAGAAAGGCTACAAAGTTAAATTTGCTGGCGGTTAAGCTCTAACTAATGCCAGGGGTAAAATCGAAGATTATTATCACTGGTTATTAGGTATTTTATGGTAAATAGCCACTATGGTTAAATACACAGTAGAATTCAGAGAGTACAGATACGAAATAAAGGCAGGGCATCACACAAAGATACCTGCCTTATAAATACCGAATTCTGGGTTTCGTCAAGGTACGTGAGTGAGTGGCGTACAAGTCATATAAGCTATTATATTTAATATATTTTATCTCAAGTGGATTGACGCGCTAAAATTCATGAACCAAAATTTAGTTCATGAACTTATGAATGGCTGTATGAATATCAACCAAAACTGTCTATTCAACTTCATGAGCTTCACGAAT encodes the following:
- a CDS encoding D-alanine--D-alanine ligase; translation: MNTTNILLLCGGGSSEHEVSIVSANYLFEQLNSVADFNVVRVEIKNEGWCLDSGELVYLDINDQTLRGDNLASKVDFIVPCIHGFPGETGDIQSLFEMAKIPYLGCGSEASNNSFNKITSKLWYDALGIPNTPYLFLSDNTEQAHVQATQAFESWGKVFVKAARQGSSVGCYQVNQVDDLSEAINKAFTFSDQVLIEKSVVPRELEVAAYEIDGKLQISKPGEVIAPNGAFYSYEEKYSADSHSITEVEATNLTDEQRELIAGSARKVFTQMKLRHLSRIDFFLTQDNEIYLNEVNTFPGMTPISMFPKMVEHDGHKFSQFLENCVRTSLA
- a CDS encoding bifunctional acetate--CoA ligase family protein/GNAT family N-acetyltransferase; amino-acid sequence: MNHLDPLLKPRSIAVVGASQRETRAGYIVMNNLLHGDFKGAVMPVTPKYDSVAGVLSYKNILSLPIVPDLAILCTNATRNVTIFEELAKKGIASVIVLSSDMQQQSDNGETFDERCIAIAKANNIRVLGSNSLGVILPWLNLNASFSPVTALPGKIAFVSQSAAVCTTILDWANDKEIGFSAFISIGNGNDIEFSELLDYLSTDSHTEAILLYVDSIKDARRFISAARAASRNRRILVLKGGRTAKGRAAAMLHTGGADTLDIIYDSAIRRSGMLRVKNLHELFAAVETLTHSVPLRGERLAIVTNGGGPAIMAVDTLFDRGGKLAEFSEDTLEKLNKVLPLSWSQSNPIDIVGDAGEQRYIDTINILLDGDEADAILIMHSPSAIAHSAKTAERIIDAIKKHPRHKRFNILTNWSGELTAKPARKLFTEAGFPTYRTPESSVVAFMHLVEYRRNQRQLMETPTTAEKVHIEDLADAKSWIERQLLDKDTVSLDTHQNSQFFKHFNLDVLPTWIASDPSEAVHIAETIGYPVAVKLRSPDIAHKSDVQGVMLNLRNSNEVANAAQAILDRSQLSFPTAHIHGLLIQGMAKLAGGQELRVKVTTDETFGPIILLGQGGSEWDESIDAAAAFPPLNMTLARYLIIRAIKSGKIRLQKLPNPIDIEGLSELLVRISQMVVDCPEIHDLDIHPVLANGDKFTILDADIILKAYQGDPQERLAIRPYPVELEENIVLKDGTEVLLRPILPEDEPLHADFIHRVSKEDLYKRFFSDVGEFNHEALANFTQIDFDREIAFVVVRKEQGVPAIIGVSRALINPENTDAEFAILIRSDLKGVGLGRILMTKVIDYCRTKQTKQMSGMTMPTNRGMLTLAQKLGFELDISFEDGTADMVLPLL
- the yciH gene encoding stress response translation initiation inhibitor YciH; amino-acid sequence: MSLVYSTETGRIKPEEEKVQRPKGDGIVRIQKETKGRKGKGVSIVTGLDLDDAPLKLMAAELKKVCGCGGSVKDGNIEIQGDARDKLKAHLEKKGYKVKFAGG
- a CDS encoding TonB-dependent hemoglobin/transferrin/lactoferrin family receptor is translated as MYKQSLLSASIVLALSSTSAFAEDYALFDEVVVSATRTEQNKEDVSSSIESVSAKDIDNQMSSDIKQALQYTPGVEAQGGGRFGISGFNIRGVEGDRVKLMVDGVQQPTPYNPGASEQRKYSNAIEVDTLSVIEVNKGPASTLYGSDAIGGAVLLRTKNPEDMLRTDGDENRFGIKSTYTSADEQFKNTVSWAMRKDKLETIVMATYAQGHETETHSSGSEVQGPDRGAENPADTELSNILAKAFYNVSDSNKVGITVEHYQRQYDEDELNYNGYQLMPGFVYTDNYNKDTNKRFRATLEQQLKLSSSIADSLDWSLSYQDSSSLNKNYDTTRFNGRRLRERDASDVNMQVDTQLSKLVNIDGADHEFTYGFTYLKNDFELENYDHKFDRGTVTPGSTGIPDAEITQWGVFVQDQAFFMEDKLIVTGGLRYDSFVADPSTDEGYKTQYEKNKDDAITAKLGSVYHINDNLSVFGQVGQGFKAPSVYDLYYFYTRGAIIEANPNLKAERSISYELGLRGNNEHARFELSTFYTDYSDFINQTKSGKQGGKDVYTKENLDKVTIYGAELSSTINLDTLLDAPFGTYTRLAVAYADGEDKSTGKSIDSVAPLTGTLGLGIERETFGSALNVKMVAAKDEWNSDDNVNVAGYTVVDLTAYYRPVTDLTLRAGLFNALDKKYWLYNDMSGRGHDSKFNTDIKSQPGRNWGISANYEF
- a CDS encoding SPOR domain-containing protein produces the protein MKKLAIVTLPLLLAACVSDNYVTNVTSDSYQEEFKTAKVEAPVVSQSEQTAVVEENVVNVVRTAPVEQKITHTTRAKPVATITAPTKKQQDMNQRFGYTVQVVAVGSQAKVDSFVKMLPTTSQPIWENYKMVNGTKWFTVLYGDYATRLDAKKAISSLPTSFQNLKPFVKSIDDIKNSEYPTLNKLN
- a CDS encoding DUF3319 domain-containing protein, translating into MANSVYRGVPLQSADANNTVWRAKLKNNIIQGNLPAVKKSIDWWIDTATLIDPKEFTALNRSRASGGGLTENFHGYQIKNDTGEPNAWYCMFNGRLIKGGKIAIQRHIEAFLLAKQKAAQQKK
- a CDS encoding LysR family transcriptional regulator produces the protein MHSPITLEALHILDAIDRRGSFAAAANEMDRAPSSLSYQIQKLEQDLDIMIFDRSGHRANFTEAGQLILEQGRIILGATEQLVNDASILANGWELDLTIAFDGIIPIANFFPLVDELGKISKTRVRLQEEILAGCWESLSDGRADLLVCPKVDTIPNDMKSDIIGKMEMVWVAASNHYVHKRSGDFDQKARESYRVIAIADTARDQPALSINILEKQPRLTVTSFPAKVEALTAGLGIGTLPNSVAKPLIESGVLQQISGTEPQPIDIVMAWRRNKMGDAKSWCIQHLKKTWALK
- a CDS encoding tyrosine-type recombinase/integrase — its product is MRKKVPILTDSVTINSFVEKLNSHATIEIIDELTGYQYSRNSLLGIYSDWNRYHAYCTKNRINTLPASITAVRRFLETESSERKFASLKRYTATLSLLHTVLSFANPIKHRQVRFTLLHLQARMAGDAKQTNAMTSTHLTELNTLLSHEKSSLKEIRDIAIYNVMFECALKRSELKTLLMDNVESVENDYQITIKDSVYRLSRVASAALERWFSFTGTQDELPVFRAIDKHENISLQPLDDSSIYRILRRASDLLQLADNHHFSGNSIRVGAAQELSKQGLKVREIQDFGRWLSPAMPAQYVGYSGTSESEKMKFKALIPWQ